TTTGGCTACGCCTAACAAAATCGCCATATGGCCATCATGACCACAAGCATGCATAACCCCTGGACGCTTAGAACGATAAGGAACATCGTTTGTTTCTGTAATCGGAAGAGCATCCATGTCACTCCGCAGGGCAACTGTAGGACCAGGGTATTTACCGTGGATAACACCACAAACCCCAAAGTGATCCTTAAATGTTAAAACTTCAATGCCCATGCTCTGCAAAATAGCAACGATCTCTCTCGATGTTTCTTCTTCTTCTCGACTTACTTCTGGATTGCTGTGAAACAAACGCCTCCAAGAAACTAACTGCTTCTCAAGATCTAGTGCCTTCCTCTCATCCCACATTCTTTAAAACCACCTTTTATGATAAATCACAATACGATTTACCAGAACTATATACGTATTATATCATATGTTTTAGGGCTTTTTAAAGACATTTCCTTAAATTGCTTTATTGGTTCAACAAAAAAGCCCCCATATTTTTATGAGAGCTTTCTAATTCTAAGAAACTCCGATGCTAGTTTTATCCCGCTAATCAGCTGCCTTTTTTAACAAAGAATTCAATAGCACCTTATACAATTTTCGTGGACGCCCTTTCGCCAACATCTCTGCCCCAATTACTTCGGCAAGACCTTGGTCAACCAGGGTAGATAGAAGTCGTCTAGCACTACGTGGAGTAATTGCCAGATATAGGGCCAAATCATCAGCCGCAATTGTATCCTTATCTAATTTGTTAATCGCAGCTAACAGCTTATTCACTGTTGTATTACTTATATTTAGGGTATCCGCAAATTGTCTAAGAATAGCGTCATCGACACGAATTGAATACTTAAGATGGGTAGCTGAACTGAGTGGCCCAATTGCCTCCCTATTATCTGTTACTACCATCCAAAGACCTTTTCCCCTTTGTTTTGCAAGACCAAGGGCATTATACGCATTTTCCTCCGCAGCGTAAGCAGTTGATCCAAAACCAATACCGCCACTTACCTTAGCAGCTACACTACGGGTAATTTCTTCTAGAATTGGCATAATGGTAAAATCAGCAGTAACTTCTTCAAGTATCCCCCGAGTAGAATATAAGGTATACTGCCCCTCTCCCCGAACAACGATGGAACCTTTAATTCTTTCGGCATAGCCAACCAGTATTTCATATAATCTCAGTTCAATTCGCTTTACCCCGTAACTAGAGCTGGCACGCACGATATCTTCATAATCATCAATTGCTATATGCTGAATGGCAATTTGCCCCCCCTTAAACCGCTGGGCTTCAAATGCACTAATCGCAATATCAAGTGTTGTACGAATATTACTACGCGTTGGCCATATGCGAAAAGCAGGAACGCCCATTTCCTTTAATTTTTCATAGGTTGCTAAAAGGCACGTAACTGCAATATTTGTTTTACCATCTTTCCATAGCTGATAATGATATTCCGTTATATCTTTTGCAGAAGTAACTCCGCTATAATGATTTACATAAATTTGCGGCAAGGGCAAATTGATATCAGTAAATGTCTCTTCAATTTCTTCTTCGCTGAAGGTATCAAAACTTATGCTACTGAGATTCAGTTTTTCAATATACGTAATTTGTAGTAAGGCACGCCACAAACTAGACCCTGCGTGTGGAATATAAAAAATTGGTTTTGCAACTTT
The sequence above is a segment of the Pelosinus sp. IPA-1 genome. Coding sequences within it:
- a CDS encoding GTP cyclohydrolase; this translates as MNKIRVAIVGPADSIVLANKVAMERADILIPIPIVYQDALEVGDIIAERSNDVDVWVFSGIVPYEHALQLKVAKPIFYIPHAGSSLWRALLQITYIEKLNLSSISFDTFSEEEIEETFTDINLPLPQIYVNHYSGVTSAKDITEYHYQLWKDGKTNIAVTCLLATYEKLKEMGVPAFRIWPTRSNIRTTLDIAISAFEAQRFKGGQIAIQHIAIDDYEDIVRASSSYGVKRIELRLYEILVGYAERIKGSIVVRGEGQYTLYSTRGILEEVTADFTIMPILEEITRSVAAKVSGGIGFGSTAYAAEENAYNALGLAKQRGKGLWMVVTDNREAIGPLSSATHLKYSIRVDDAILRQFADTLNISNTTVNKLLAAINKLDKDTIAADDLALYLAITPRSARRLLSTLVDQGLAEVIGAEMLAKGRPRKLYKVLLNSLLKKAAD